Proteins from a genomic interval of Methanoplanus endosymbiosus:
- the neuC gene encoding UDP-N-acetylglucosamine 2-epimerase, whose amino-acid sequence MAKRKICVVTGTRAEYGLLKPIIKRIKQDTDLSLQLVVTGTHLLPEYGNTIDLIYQDGFTINAKVPVVIAGDNKEVLPHSIGHGIIGFSQVFEILKPDIVLVLGDRYEIFAAAVAASYSGKVLAHIHGGDKLRGGFDEYTRHAITKISHIHFAATEKSAERIIKLGEIPENVFVVGSPSIETIKSTDFLSKDDLCEKLDLDNNLGIMLFVLHPISTSPESAAKEIDIVLDSIIDFNFQIVLIYPNVDPGSKQIINAIEGYSYKYPEKIKIFKNLPHKDYLNVMKIADIMIGNSSSGIIESSAFKIPVINIGHRQEGRESSENVINVNYSKEDILKSIEKCLYDEEFMNKVNNCLNPYGEGNTSIIISNVLKELNIEPNLFSKNITYP is encoded by the coding sequence ATGGCTAAGAGAAAAATATGCGTGGTAACAGGTACAAGGGCTGAATATGGACTTCTAAAGCCTATAATTAAGAGAATTAAACAGGACACAGACTTATCTCTTCAGTTGGTCGTCACAGGAACTCATCTTTTGCCCGAGTATGGAAATACAATAGATTTGATTTATCAAGATGGATTTACAATTAATGCAAAAGTTCCAGTAGTAATTGCAGGAGATAATAAAGAGGTTTTGCCTCATTCCATTGGGCATGGAATTATTGGATTTTCTCAGGTTTTTGAAATATTAAAACCTGATATTGTACTGGTTCTTGGCGATCGTTATGAAATATTTGCTGCAGCAGTTGCAGCATCATATAGCGGAAAAGTTCTTGCCCATATACATGGTGGAGATAAACTACGTGGTGGATTTGATGAATACACAAGGCATGCTATTACAAAAATCAGCCATATTCATTTTGCAGCAACAGAAAAAAGCGCTGAAAGAATAATTAAATTAGGAGAAATACCTGAAAATGTATTTGTGGTAGGTTCCCCATCTATTGAAACAATTAAATCAACAGATTTCCTGAGTAAAGATGATTTATGTGAAAAATTAGATCTTGATAATAACTTAGGAATTATGTTATTTGTTCTTCATCCAATAAGTACATCGCCAGAATCTGCTGCTAAAGAAATAGATATTGTACTTGATTCAATAATAGATTTTAATTTTCAGATTGTATTGATATATCCTAATGTTGATCCGGGCAGTAAACAAATAATTAATGCCATTGAAGGGTATAGTTATAAATATCCAGAAAAGATTAAAATTTTTAAAAACCTTCCCCATAAAGATTATCTCAATGTCATGAAAATTGCAGATATAATGATCGGCAATTCAAGTAGTGGTATTATAGAATCTTCAGCTTTTAAAATACCCGTAATAAATATTGGTCATCGACAGGAAGGTCGAGAATCATCTGAAAATGTAATAAATGTAAATTACTCTAAAGAAGACATACTTAAGTCCATCGAAAAATGTCTTTATGATGAGGAATTTATGAATAAAGTTAATAATTGTTTAAATCCCTATGGTGAAGGTAATACAAGTATCATTATTTCTAATGTACTTAAAGAACTCAACATTGAACCAAATTTGTTCTCGAAAAATATTACCTATCCTTAA
- a CDS encoding IS701 family transposase: MNGLIILPRGSNMSKMSENLLECGTARDLSHFISKSPWSAERVMRLNRINAVKLLGPGGSLIIDESGQQKYGKHAVATSKQYLGTVGRTCNAQVEVFGSYCVGQNSAIIDFQVFFTESWVNNTERSLNSGTPLELLEHRTKPDLALDIVDRAISDKIPFTYVQADALYGNDSKFLGGLEERGLTFICDIASDTQVYITKPELELPKRKGNVGRFPSKLKVKNTSQTKVKWLSEIQKNWKTVDIRLTDRGIKNVECAELIVWRRHNDLPVEKPVKLIMIRDLKEDFLRFAVSNSLEFDLEYLVKAQAKRYWIERNFEDVKGLCDLDSFRGRSWTSLNHHIALCVTAHLFLLHLKEYFRKKSKILSLNQIVAIVRLHKPLKVFTTQELADLINRTNLIRAKMRDRRIMKFIRKRYEKENHWSTNILEFRTKG, encoded by the coding sequence ATGAATGGGCTAATCATTTTACCACGTGGTTCCAACATGAGTAAAATGTCTGAAAATCTTCTGGAATGTGGAACTGCACGTGATCTGAGTCATTTTATCTCAAAATCTCCATGGTCAGCTGAAAGGGTTATGAGACTAAATCGCATTAATGCTGTTAAACTTCTTGGACCTGGTGGTTCTTTGATAATTGATGAATCCGGCCAACAGAAATACGGGAAACATGCAGTAGCTACCTCAAAGCAGTACCTTGGAACAGTTGGACGAACCTGCAATGCACAGGTTGAGGTCTTTGGTTCCTACTGTGTTGGCCAAAACTCGGCCATTATTGATTTTCAGGTTTTCTTCACAGAGAGTTGGGTAAACAATACAGAAAGAAGTCTTAATTCTGGAACTCCACTTGAACTGCTCGAACATAGGACAAAACCAGACTTAGCATTAGATATCGTTGACCGGGCAATTTCTGATAAGATACCCTTCACTTACGTTCAGGCAGATGCATTGTACGGAAATGATTCAAAATTCCTTGGTGGTCTTGAAGAACGTGGTTTGACATTTATTTGCGACATAGCAAGTGATACGCAGGTTTATATTACCAAACCAGAGCTGGAATTACCAAAAAGAAAAGGAAATGTAGGGAGATTTCCTTCAAAACTTAAAGTGAAGAACACTTCACAAACTAAAGTTAAATGGTTGTCAGAAATCCAAAAAAACTGGAAAACTGTCGATATAAGATTGACTGACAGAGGTATAAAAAATGTCGAATGTGCGGAACTAATTGTATGGCGTCGGCATAATGATCTGCCCGTTGAAAAACCAGTAAAACTCATTATGATTCGCGATCTGAAAGAAGATTTCCTGAGATTTGCAGTTTCAAATAGTCTGGAATTTGACTTGGAATATCTTGTGAAGGCACAGGCAAAGCGCTACTGGATTGAAAGAAATTTTGAAGATGTAAAAGGTCTGTGTGACTTGGATAGCTTCAGAGGGAGAAGTTGGACATCCTTAAATCATCACATTGCTCTTTGTGTAACTGCTCATTTGTTTTTGTTGCATTTGAAGGAATATTTCCGGAAAAAATCGAAGATACTCTCACTAAATCAGATTGTGGCAATAGTAAGATTGCATAAACCACTAAAAGTTTTTACAACACAGGAACTTGCTGATTTGATAAATAGAACCAATTTGATACGTGCAAAAATGAGAGATCGAAGAATTATGAAGTTTATTCGGAAACGCTATGAAAAAGAGAATCACTGGTCAACTAATATTCTGGAGTTCCGAACAAAGGGCTAA
- a CDS encoding N-acetyl sugar amidotransferase gives MKYCKKCVMPDTRPGLGFDDEGVCFACRNHEKKSEIDWNSRFKELKTLCDKYRGKYGDSYDCIIAVSGGKDSHYQVYVMKELMGMNPLLVTVEDNFPMTEAGKHNIRNISEEFGCDIISLKPNIKVQKLLMRKTFEKYGKPTWYIDRLIYTYPIHMAIKFNIPLVVYGENISYEYGGYQKEESYSANEQIYNGVASEISWDELIDDNISMKDLSLCVFPGKKEIDALNLDSIYLSYFVDWNSYNNYLFAKKRGFKDLTHEWIREHHIENFDQVDSRAYMIHPWLKYPKFGHATATDYASRFIRYGFISREEAIELVKIHDHNLDSLALQDFLDFTGYSHKEFWDIVDSLYNKEIFEKTDGEWKLKNPIG, from the coding sequence ATGAAGTACTGTAAAAAATGTGTTATGCCTGACACCAGACCAGGTCTTGGTTTTGATGATGAAGGAGTATGTTTTGCATGTAGAAATCATGAAAAAAAAAGTGAAATTGATTGGAATTCCAGATTTAAAGAATTAAAAACTTTATGTGACAAATACAGGGGTAAGTATGGGGACAGTTATGATTGCATAATTGCTGTAAGTGGTGGTAAGGACAGTCACTATCAGGTCTATGTCATGAAGGAACTGATGGGCATGAATCCTCTACTGGTAACTGTAGAGGATAATTTCCCAATGACAGAAGCGGGAAAACATAACATTAGAAATATTTCAGAAGAATTTGGCTGTGACATTATTAGCCTGAAGCCAAATATAAAAGTTCAGAAATTATTGATGAGAAAAACTTTTGAAAAATATGGTAAACCAACATGGTATATTGACAGACTAATTTACACATATCCAATACACATGGCAATTAAGTTTAACATTCCACTGGTTGTCTATGGTGAGAATATAAGCTATGAATATGGTGGATATCAAAAAGAAGAATCCTACTCTGCTAATGAGCAGATATATAATGGTGTTGCATCCGAAATATCCTGGGATGAGCTGATAGATGATAATATATCTATGAAAGATCTTAGTCTTTGCGTTTTTCCGGGAAAAAAGGAAATTGATGCATTAAACTTGGATTCTATATATTTAAGTTATTTTGTTGACTGGAATAGTTACAACAATTATCTTTTTGCAAAAAAAAGAGGATTTAAGGATTTAACTCATGAGTGGATTCGTGAACACCACATAGAAAATTTTGATCAGGTTGATAGTAGAGCATATATGATACACCCTTGGTTAAAATACCCAAAATTTGGTCATGCAACTGCTACAGATTATGCTTCCAGATTTATTAGATATGGTTTTATTAGTAGAGAAGAAGCTATAGAATTGGTTAAAATACATGACCATAATCTGGATAGTCTTGCACTTCAGGATTTCTTGGATTTCACAGGATATTCACATAAAGAATTTTGGGATATTGTGGATTCACTATATAATAAAGAAATCTTTGAAAAAACAGATGGAGAATGGAAATTAAAAAACCCTATTGGTTAA
- a CDS encoding acyltransferase, giving the protein MRFKNWNHPEIKDGIPTKYNWVVQNVDNLILGYGTDIGAFTYINAKYGINIGDFVQIGSHCSIYSLSTIDNKQGEVHLKKNCRIGTHSTIMPGITVGENSVIGAHSFVNSDVPDNAVAFGVPAKIQRLLNKEEIKKLTEDVE; this is encoded by the coding sequence ATGAGATTTAAAAACTGGAATCATCCGGAAATAAAAGATGGAATTCCAACAAAATATAACTGGGTTGTCCAGAATGTAGATAACTTAATCTTAGGGTATGGGACTGATATTGGAGCATTTACTTATATTAATGCAAAATATGGCATCAATATCGGGGATTTCGTTCAGATAGGATCACATTGTTCTATATATTCCTTATCAACAATTGATAATAAACAAGGAGAAGTTCATCTAAAAAAGAACTGCCGGATTGGAACACATAGTACTATTATGCCAGGGATAACAGTTGGTGAAAACTCTGTTATTGGTGCTCATAGTTTTGTAAACTCCGATGTACCTGATAATGCTGTGGCATTTGGTGTTCCAGCAAAAATACAGCGCCTATTAAATAAAGAAGAAATTAAAAAATTAACAGAGGATGTAGAGTGA
- a CDS encoding DegT/DnrJ/EryC1/StrS family aminotransferase encodes MTWKIPLFKMYWDEDDVTSVSDAIRSGMNWAVGENVSKFEEEIADYIGTKYCLTFNSGTSATHAALIAHGIGKDDEVIVPSFTFISTANSPQFVGAKPIFADIEEKTFGLDPEDVVEKISPKTKAIMPVHYGGCPCLIRELREIADDNNLILIEDAAEAFGAAIGDKKVGTFGDSAMLSFCQNKVLTTGEGGAIVTDSRDLYEKMKLIRSHGRLETADYFSTNAVMDYVTLGYNFRMSNITAALGLSQLRKAEKIISMRRSDAEYYLNRLSQISGIEIPDLPDDYYHVYQLFSVIAKERDSLIKFLEDKGIMSKIYFTPVHKTHFYQSKLKYKCELPVTDRISENIISLPFYPGISRDDIDRVISSIKEFYGDD; translated from the coding sequence GTGACTTGGAAAATACCTCTTTTTAAAATGTACTGGGATGAGGATGATGTTACATCAGTAAGTGATGCAATTCGTTCCGGGATGAACTGGGCTGTGGGTGAAAATGTTTCAAAATTTGAGGAAGAAATAGCAGATTACATAGGTACAAAGTACTGTCTGACCTTTAATTCCGGAACCTCAGCAACACATGCTGCCCTTATTGCACACGGCATTGGCAAAGATGATGAAGTAATTGTTCCCTCTTTTACTTTTATCTCAACCGCTAATTCACCGCAGTTTGTCGGAGCTAAACCAATTTTTGCAGATATTGAGGAGAAAACATTTGGACTTGATCCTGAAGATGTAGTTGAGAAGATTAGTCCAAAAACCAAAGCCATAATGCCAGTTCATTATGGTGGATGTCCATGTCTTATTCGAGAATTAAGAGAAATAGCTGATGATAACAATCTGATCTTAATTGAGGATGCAGCAGAGGCATTCGGTGCTGCGATAGGTGATAAAAAAGTGGGAACATTTGGTGACTCTGCAATGCTGAGCTTTTGCCAGAATAAAGTTCTGACCACCGGAGAAGGAGGCGCTATTGTTACAGATTCCCGTGATCTTTACGAGAAGATGAAGCTTATCCGCTCTCACGGGCGCCTTGAGACTGCCGATTACTTCTCCACCAATGCTGTAATGGATTACGTAACGCTTGGTTACAATTTCCGGATGTCAAATATTACAGCTGCGCTTGGTTTATCACAACTCAGAAAAGCAGAAAAAATTATCAGTATGAGAAGATCAGATGCTGAATATTATCTTAATAGATTAAGTCAGATCTCCGGAATAGAAATTCCTGATTTACCTGATGATTACTATCATGTCTATCAGTTATTCTCTGTTATTGCAAAGGAACGTGATTCCCTGATAAAATTCCTTGAAGATAAAGGCATAATGTCAAAGATATATTTTACTCCGGTTCATAAGACACATTTTTATCAGTCAAAACTCAAATATAAATGTGAATTACCGGTGACGGATAGAATATCAGAGAATATTATCAGTCTTCCTTTTTATCCAGGTATTTCAAGAGATGATATTGATCGTGTGATTTCTTCAATAAAAGAGTTTTACGGGGATGATTAA
- a CDS encoding UDP-N-acetylglucosamine 4,6-dehydratase family protein: MNFYKDKTILVTGGAGSIGSEIVRKISELEPKVIRVFDNDETALFNVSTKVDPSQRILRPLYGDIGNVDRLDMAMEDVDIVFHTAAMKHVPICEYNPFEAIKTNVIGTQNVIQAALNHNVDKFILISTDKAVNPLNVMGTTKQLAEKLVISSNHYRGNKRTKLSCVRFGNVMNSRGSVVPIFLEQIKMGGPVTVTNPDMTRFMMTIPEAVDFILHSAEIAMGREIFIKKMKSVRLCDLADIMIDHFASKLNYDPDAIEIEVIGKRDGEKVSEELFSTDEVGYVYENDEIYVILPQYNISQNPEKTAVDRGSFSKIENRDYSSNKGVFLDDDELHKYLDNIFDVSF, from the coding sequence ATGAATTTTTATAAGGATAAAACTATTCTTGTAACCGGAGGAGCCGGGAGTATTGGCAGTGAGATTGTAAGGAAAATATCAGAACTTGAGCCAAAAGTGATAAGAGTATTTGATAATGATGAAACTGCACTATTCAATGTATCAACCAAAGTTGATCCTTCACAGAGAATATTAAGGCCATTATATGGAGATATTGGGAATGTGGATCGCCTTGATATGGCAATGGAGGATGTTGATATTGTTTTTCATACAGCGGCTATGAAGCATGTTCCAATATGTGAATATAATCCTTTTGAGGCTATTAAAACAAATGTCATTGGAACCCAAAATGTTATTCAGGCAGCTCTTAATCATAATGTTGATAAATTTATTTTAATCAGTACTGACAAAGCTGTAAATCCTTTAAATGTGATGGGAACAACTAAGCAGCTTGCAGAAAAACTTGTAATCTCTTCAAATCATTACCGTGGCAATAAAAGGACAAAACTATCATGTGTGAGATTTGGTAATGTAATGAATTCACGTGGTTCAGTTGTTCCAATTTTTCTTGAACAGATAAAAATGGGTGGCCCTGTTACAGTTACAAATCCGGATATGACAAGATTTATGATGACTATTCCGGAAGCTGTTGATTTCATTCTTCATTCTGCTGAGATTGCAATGGGAAGAGAGATATTTATTAAGAAAATGAAATCTGTCCGTCTCTGCGATCTCGCCGATATAATGATTGATCATTTCGCATCTAAATTAAATTATGATCCTGATGCTATTGAAATTGAAGTTATTGGAAAGAGAGATGGAGAAAAAGTCTCTGAAGAGCTATTTTCTACAGACGAAGTAGGATATGTTTATGAGAATGATGAGATTTATGTGATCCTTCCACAATATAATATTTCACAAAATCCCGAAAAAACAGCAGTGGATAGAGGTTCTTTTTCTAAGATAGAAAATAGGGATTATTCTTCGAATAAGGGAGTCTTTTTAGATGATGATGAGCTTCATAAATATCTGGACAATATATTTGATGTCTCATTCTAA
- the ltrA gene encoding group II intron reverse transcriptase/maturase translates to MRTFAVLPTQVTDSELDKLWQSIDWAQVEKTVSNLQTRIARAALNNRWHEVNKLIRLITRSYHAKLLAVRQVTTSKGKKTPGVDGIVWISNADKMREVPSLNARRYRTLPLRRINIPKKNGKLRPLSIPTFRDRAMQALFAFALAPVEYATGDRSSFGFRKYRSTKDACQQAFNCLGNKNSAQWVLEADIKSCFDMISHDWLLTHIPMKTSILKQFLKAGFMEGDRLFPTIAGTPQGGVISPILANMVLNGFENLLGKRFCSNKKGTISKNYNKHKVNFIRYADDVVITADSEETAEEIKEILSGFLSERGLQLSEEKTRITHISEGFTFLGWEFRKFRNKLLIKPSKKSIRTYTEKVHDILRKGKSWTQDAIIGSINPITRGWSNYHNHAVASRTFSKLDYITFNMLYSWAKRRHPNEPRKDTVNKYWCQKGSRKWVFATKIQELIPLSKTKIRRHYMVKLDKNPFLDFEYFEERRKYKAFW, encoded by the coding sequence ATGCGCACTTTTGCAGTTTTACCAACACAAGTTACAGACTCAGAACTTGATAAATTGTGGCAATCTATTGATTGGGCACAAGTCGAGAAGACAGTTAGCAACCTTCAAACCCGAATCGCAAGAGCAGCGCTAAATAACAGATGGCATGAAGTCAATAAACTCATTCGTTTAATTACCCGGTCATATCATGCTAAATTATTAGCTGTAAGGCAGGTTACTACGAGTAAAGGGAAGAAAACCCCTGGAGTTGATGGAATTGTATGGATAAGTAATGCAGACAAGATGAGAGAAGTCCCCAGCCTTAATGCAAGGAGATATCGCACTCTGCCACTCAGAAGGATCAATATCCCAAAGAAGAATGGCAAGCTACGACCATTAAGTATTCCTACATTTAGAGACCGGGCAATGCAGGCACTATTTGCCTTCGCCCTGGCCCCTGTTGAATATGCTACCGGTGACCGCTCATCGTTTGGTTTCAGGAAATACCGAAGTACAAAAGATGCATGTCAACAAGCCTTCAACTGTTTGGGTAACAAAAACTCGGCACAATGGGTACTTGAAGCTGACATCAAATCATGTTTTGATATGATCTCCCATGATTGGCTACTCACTCACATTCCTATGAAAACAAGTATTCTAAAACAATTTCTGAAGGCTGGATTCATGGAAGGAGACCGATTGTTCCCGACAATCGCAGGAACACCGCAAGGTGGTGTGATCTCTCCAATACTGGCCAATATGGTGTTAAATGGGTTTGAGAACCTACTTGGAAAAAGATTCTGCTCCAACAAAAAGGGAACTATCAGCAAAAACTACAACAAGCATAAGGTCAATTTCATAAGATATGCTGACGATGTAGTAATCACCGCAGACTCTGAAGAAACTGCTGAAGAAATCAAAGAGATACTTTCCGGATTTCTAAGTGAGCGTGGTTTGCAGTTGTCCGAAGAAAAAACCCGAATCACCCACATCTCAGAAGGATTTACCTTTCTGGGCTGGGAATTCAGGAAGTTCAGGAACAAACTGTTAATAAAACCATCAAAGAAATCTATCAGGACATATACTGAAAAGGTTCATGATATTCTCAGAAAAGGCAAAAGCTGGACTCAGGATGCAATAATTGGAAGCATCAACCCAATTACAAGAGGATGGTCCAATTATCACAATCATGCAGTTGCCAGCAGAACATTTTCCAAATTAGATTATATTACCTTCAATATGCTGTATAGCTGGGCAAAGAGAAGACACCCAAATGAACCCCGTAAAGACACAGTCAATAAGTACTGGTGTCAAAAGGGTTCAAGAAAATGGGTGTTTGCTACTAAAATCCAAGAATTGATTCCACTCTCAAAAACAAAAATCCGGCGACACTATATGGTAAAACTGGATAAAAATCCATTCTTGGATTTTGAATATTTTGAAGAAAGGAGAAAGTACAAAGCATTCTGGTAA